One window of the Babesia microti strain RI chromosome IV, complete genome genome contains the following:
- a CDS encoding phosphoacetylglucosamine mutase (overlaps_old_locusTagID:BBM_III07425): MDAYEIHYGTSGFRFTIDDPKTLKSWNQDTGIVNLEDLPPFIIYRCGIALAIIANSNIDTNNSKNKFIGTVITASHNPYKDNGIKMFGSDGYLINEFWENELEKLVNCRTDFQQYLFDNMEKYNIRCSKDDSERVILIGRDNRESGSEIVKILISGIYYGEKVFGKVKFIDMGIICTATLAWCVRFAKVDQEDYYKNLSNNWDLLITNIKQTHINNNLDRGILIIDTAQGSFSTKTEFLKNSLIKLGISTQFYHCDHLKPINDECGSNYVMSKKLPREILNKINILRGYRCVSFDGDADRLIYYIADDLPKIADGDYILCLIIKCIANILSNYNTDELTIGIAQTQYSNISSTNFIFDIFDKLPINIKCRHIYTECGVKHLKRAINGFDIAILYESNGHGELIVNTANVPSELFYLSNISNIAMGDSVSNCLMVEACLCMLNLSIDEWLEFYKPIPFILSQLPLDNIYRNNFMNLLPKIVRYGNHIFSGHHKSRFLIRLSGTESCIRVFVESNNCVELSRQLEDMIRQTIANICYL, from the exons ATGGATGCGTATGAGATTCACTATGGTACCAGCGGATTCCGCTTCACAATTGACGACCCTAAAACTCTGAAATCATGGAATCAAGATACTGGAATCGTGAATTTGGAAGATTTACCCCcttttataatatacagGTGTGGAATAGCACTGGCTATAATCGCAAATTCCAATATAGACacaaacaattcaaaaaataaattcatcGGCACCGTTATTACAGCATCACACAATCCATATAAAGATAATggaataaaaatgtttggTTCTGATggatatttaattaatgaattCTGGGAGAATGAACTTGAAAAGTTGGTCAATTGTAGAACTGATTTTcaacaatatttgtttgATAACATGGAAAAGTACAATATCAGATGTAGTAAAGATGACTCAGAAAG GGTGATATTGATTGGGAGAGATAACAGGGAAAGCGGATCTGAGATTgtcaaaatattaatttcagGAATATATTATGGGGAAAAGGTCTTTGGGAAAGTAAAATTCATTGATATGGGAATAATTTGCACTGCAACATTAGCTTGGTGTGTGAGATTTGCTAAGGTAGATCAGGAagattattataaaaatctTTCAAATAATTGGGACCTGCTAATTACTAATATAAAACAAACtcacataaataataatttggacAGGGgtatattgataatagaCACTGCACAGGGATCATTTTCTACAAAGACTGAATTCCTTAAAAATTCACTAATCAAACTAGGAATATCTACACAATTTTACCATTGTGATCATTTGAAACCtataaatgatgaatgTGGATCTAATTATGTAATGTCAAAGAAGTTGCCTCGTGAAATTT tgaataaaataaatatacttaGAGGATATAGATGTGTATCATTTGATGGAGATGCTGATagattaatttattatattgcAGATGATTTACCTAAAATTGCAGATGGAGATTACATTCtttgtttaattatcaaatgCATTGCCAACATactttcaaattataacaCCGATGAATTAACAATCGGGATAGCACAAACACagtattcaaatatatcatccactaatttcatatttgatatatttgataaattacctataaatatcaaatgcAGGCATATATACACAGAGTGTGGAGTTAAGCATTTGAAACGAGCTATTAATGGATTTGACATTGctatattatatgaatCTAATGGACACGGGGAATTGATTGTTAACACAGCTAATGTACCAAGCGAG TTATTTTACTTGTCAAACATTTCCAATATAGCAATGGGAGATTCGgtttcaaattgtttaatggTGGAAGCGTGTTTATGTATGTTAAACTTAAGTATCGATGAATGGCTAGAATTTTACAAACCAATCCCATTTATTCTATCGCAATTACCTTTGGATAACATATATCGAAATAATTTCATGAATTTACTACCAAAAATTGTACGATATGGGAATCATATCTTCTCAGGCCACCACAAAAGCAGATTCTTGATTAGATTATCCGGAACTGAAAGTTGCATCAGAGTATTTGTAGAgtcaaataattgtgtGGAATTGTCTAGGCAATTGGAAGATATGATTAGACAAActattgcaaatatttgttatttataa
- a CDS encoding Multisubstrate pseudouridine synthase 7 (overlaps_old_locusTagID:BBM_III07415) produces MESLAKFGISQYTTRRPLKRINGVIKYLSSDFQVNEIDLSGNVLTSEDFIDIDKIEQSINRAKSYILGHDVFKSTDWINNILESGIFTVNDQEAIIKLIQQLSDIFNNRNGVELTQFPCAILKGDENILNMKSYRKDIHDFVRKKFPFLNSTAVTSEIARQFQHLSNNQSFDVDVDEENGNLAIKYLLLFPHKMCLDSLNLKMSSEIQQLNAELPFSNERKECLILGEMATGVEVENVELVKDKCSKKPYYITFNLSKINKDTSEVVEMLCKCLKKSSKEVSFAGTKDKRAITVQQFCIKQTRLEQLLLCMTYKGWDKNVFLSKFKYTREKVGIGDLFGNEFKIAIRGIHTSDIGHFVECFDNLNENGFINYFGMQRFGTFKVKTHMIGAAILACEYEQAIRLILGDVNLAQKFPSFIHHGLDLDIEYLKNGDIDKTIKTLPHHMYIEKNILMNLKRNCTFKQCLERMPRNTLTMYIHAAQSLIFNFIASKRIEMGYKPMIGDLVLQPNSTDEVKVLESEEECSMYRITDIVIPLPGDSVTYPPNLNNDYEKISLEQLGTNFNTTAPMFQMRGSYRHLIVKPIGLEYYITDKLNAHDQIILDSEIDRHSIKRKRTHRALVDNQDLEGKVAIVLSCRLRKSSYMTMALREIFELNS; encoded by the coding sequence atggAATCGCTTGCCAAGTTCGGAATATCGCAGTATACAACCAGAAGGCCATTGAAAAGAATTAATGGGGTTATTAAATATCTCTCTAGTGACTTTCAGGTTAACGAAATAGATTTATCTGGAAACGTGCTAACAAGTGAggattttattgatattgataaaatcgAACAGAGTATAAATAGGGCAAAATCGTATATTCTAGGTCACGATGTATTTAAGTCGACCGATTGgattaacaatattttggAATCGGGTATATTTACCGTAAATGATCAAGAAgcaataattaaattgattcaGCAATTATCCgacatatttaataatagGAATGGTGTAGAATTGACACAATTCCCCTGCGCCATACTGAAAggtgatgaaaatattctCAATATGAAGAGTTACCGAAAGGATATTCATGATTTTGTTCGCAAAAAATTCCCCTTCCTCAATTCAACTGCCGTAACTAGTGAAATTGCTCGTCAATTTCAACATTTATCCAATAATCAAAGTTTTGATGTAGATGTTGATGAAGAAAATGGCAATTTAgcaataaaatatttattattgttcCCACATAAAATGTGTTTGGATAGCTTAAACTTAAAAATGTCGTCGGAAATACAACAACTAAATGCAGAACTTCCATTTTCCAACGAACGAAAGGAATGTTTGATACTAGGTGAAATGGCGACGGGGGTTGAAGTTGAAAATGTAGAACTAGTAAAGGATAAGTGTTCGAAGAAACCctattatataacatttaatCTTTCAAAGATAAATAAAGATACAAGTGAAGTTGTTGAAATGCTTTGTAAATGTCTAAAAAAATCTAGTAAAGAAGTTTCATTTGCGGGAACAAAAGATAAGCGTGCCATCACTGTGCAACAATTTTGTATCAAACAAACAAGACTGGAACAGCTACTATTGTGTATGACTTATAAGGGTTGGGATAAAAACGTGTTTCtatccaaatttaaatatacaagAGAAAAGGTTGGTATTGGGGATTTGTTTGGTAACGAATTTAAAATCGCAATAAGAGGAATTCATACTTCCGACATTGGCCACTTTGTGGAATGctttgacaatttgaatgaaaatggatttattaattattttgggaTGCAAAGATTTGGTACTTTCAAAGTCAAAACGCACATGATAGGGGCCGCAATTTTAGCTTGTGAATATGAACAGGCAATAAGACTCATTTTAGGTGATGTAAATCTGGCTCAAAAGTTTCCATCTTTCATACATCACGGCCTAGATCTAGACattgaatatttgaaaaacggtgatattgataaaacaATAAAAACGCTACCGCATCACATGTACATTGAAaagaatatattaatgaatCTGAAACGtaattgtacatttaaACAGTGTCTGGAAAGGATGCCAAGGAATACTTTAACAATGTACATCCACGCTGCACAGAGTctaatattcaatttcatcgCATCTAAAAGGATTGAAATGGGATATAAACCAATGATTGGTGATTTAGTTCTGCAGCCAAATTCCACTGACGAGGTGAAAGTGTTGGAAAGTGAAGAAGAGTGTAGTATGTATAGGATTACCGATATTGTCATACCACTGCCCGGGGATTCAGTGACATATCCACCAAATCTGAATAATGATTATGAAAAGATTTCTTTGGAACAGTTAGGTACCAATTTTAATACCACCGCGCCAATGTTTCAGATGAGAGGATCCTACAGGCACTTAATTGTCAAACCAATTGGTTTAGAATATTACATTACAGATAAACTGAATGCGCATGATCAGATAATCTTAGACTCTGAAATAGACCGTCATTCTATCAAACGCAAGAGGACTCACAGGGCGTTAGTAGATAACCAGGATCTGGAAGGCAAAGTTGCCATTGTCTTATCTTGTAGATTGCGAAAATCATCATACATGACTATGGCTCTAAGGGAAATATTTGAGTTGAATTCTTGA
- a CDS encoding conserved Plasmodium protein, unknown function (overlaps_old_locusTagID:BBM_III07410), giving the protein MIQLTNAPILYQGRYLPFIPSQFVTETINFFSDRQKISELLDLICSPLKPNDTLTDRREYQRHFEAYQYIRQLYRKKFDQHEFNAANCMWKALRSLPASLYQEAAQSETEFMPKELVFNNCYRDDILNSLTDYEREKFDNYSIINHLRFPHLDIKRKCPGLFWIKESKAVSKQKQALLAKKLKVK; this is encoded by the exons ATGATACAATTGACCAATGCTCCTATTTTATATCAAGGAAGATACTTACCGTTCATTCCATCACAATTTGTCACAGaaactattaattttttttcagATCGGCAGAAAATTAGTGAATTGTTAGACCTAATTTGCAGTCCACTTAAGCCAAACGACACATTAACTGATAGGAGGGAGTACCAGCGACACTTCGAGGCATATCAGTATATTAGACAA TTATATAGAAAGAAATTTGACCAGCATGAATTTAATGCCGCTAATTGTATGTGGAAGGCTTTGAGAAGTCTCCCCGCTAGTTTATATCAGGAGGCGGCACAGTCTGAAACGGAATTTATGCCTAAAGAATTGGtattcaataattgttaCAGAGATGATATTCTTAATTCTCTGACGGATTATGAACGGGAAAAGTTTGACAATTATTCCATAATAAATCACTTGCGCTTCCCTCATTTAGATATCAAAAGGAAGTGTCCTGGTTTATTTTGGATTAAAGAATCTAAAGCGGTATCAAAGCAGAAACAAGCTTTGTTGGCTAAAAAACTTAAGGTGAAGTAA
- a CDS encoding YjeF family N-terminal domain (overlaps_old_locusTagID:BBM_III07405) has translation MDKSISYIDFKEAYELDKRLMSPEFGYTLEQLMELAGYSVSKCIHHITQKYKPANKLLIICGPGNNGGDGLVAARHLTCFGFYVKVFYPKLGKKTLFNNLTMQLRSYNVEICDNLNENEYDDFDLIIDAIFGFGLKGEVREPYNTILRNLSKYTNKIISIDVPSGPYLDADKSNANVNGSKNFPCNISLCVPKNCVKNFSGLHFLAGRFLPPTVKDVVLPTYTDTNEFALLNKNQ, from the exons ATGGATAAATCCATTAgttatattgattttaaagAGGCTTATGAATTAGATAAGCGGTTGATGTCTCCCGAATTTGGATATACTTTGGAACAA TTAATGGAATTAGCCGGGTATTCTGTTTCTAAATGCATTCACCATATAacacaaaaatataaaccTGCAAATAAACTTTTAATCATTTGTGGGCCAG gaaatAACGGGGGTGATGGTCTCGTTGCTGCTAGGCATTTAACCTGTTTCGGGTTTTATGTTAAAGTTTTTTATCCAAAACTGGGGAAAAAAACtctttttaataatttaactatGCAATTGAGATCATACAATGTAGaaatttgcgataatttaaatgaaaatg AAtatgatgattttgattTGATAATCGATGCTATTTTTGGATTTGGATTGAAAGGTGAAGTAAGAGAACCTTACAATACAATATTGCGCAATCTTTCTAAGTATactaataaaatcatttcaaTAGATGTGCCCTCTGGACCATATTTAGATGCTGACAAGTCTAATGCAAATGTTAATGgttcaaaaaattttccctgtaatatatcattatgtgtgccaaaaaattgtgtGAAAAATTTCAGTGGATTACATTTTTTGGCCGGTCGATTCCTGCCTCCTACAGTAAAAGACGTGGTGCTTCCTACGTATACTGATACTAATGAATTTGCCCTATtgaataaaaatcaatga
- a CDS encoding glucosamine--fructose-6-phosphate aminotransferase (isomerizing) (overlaps_old_locusTagID:BBM_III07395;~overlaps_old_locusTagID:BBM_III07400), whose protein sequence is MDENRKGGVLNYIRCLSTNLYSTVSPWIRLRSLIPRTECCGIVGASGFDDVQVYLYQGIEYLQHRGYDSCGIATRKDDGSLVITKCSGNSSVPNKQSNPIECLSRLKDLASNNHLKSRTGIGHTRWATVGGLNDKNAHPHSDYKNRIALAHNGTIYNSHWLFEHLKCSPLFPKIKLPESDSEAVAHLIGMEMDSGLELEDAINSTIKKLDGTWAFVIASTALPYLIVSRKESPLLIGKRNDDNGVIVASEVIAFGSGVDKYVPLSDNTTMKLDDATMDKLFSTGPVYQINNPKFETSPSPYKYWIEKEIYEQPKRLQDLFNNQNFNSILQSISNEPGIGKFDFIFAGCGSSLHSAHFIAYIMKLLIHKSAKNTFKVYVVDTSEMTKESAMEFYGSPKFIIYLSQSGETLDTIHSFNLLKTISPKSITISIVNDCNSYLAQITNYPLCLNAGREMSVASTKTFTSQSFAGLKLIQSIVSQLSMPDSQKITSALESSLSLLPTSITSVCNQVEKIQKLAKQITTICETCNSLFILGRGAYFVIAKEGALKLKEVPYLHAEAVQSGLMKHGTLAMINSKDKTPTISLIFEEDYSVPICAAEQLKARGSYVVCVTDKKELVEDFADEFIVIKDIGYATPLSAVVVFQLLAYFCAMERGIDPDYPRGLAKTVTVL, encoded by the coding sequence ATGGATGAAAATAGAAAAGGCGGTgtattaaattacattaGATGCTTatctacaaatttatattcaacaGTATCTCCTTGGATTAGATTAAGAAGTTTAATACCTAGAACGGAATGCTGTGGAATAGTAGGAGCATCAGGATTTGATGATGTTCAGGTTTATCTATATCAAGGTATTGAATACTTGCAACATCGAGGATACGATTCTTGCGGTATTGCAACTAGAAAAGATGATGGTTCATTGGTAATTACCAAATGCTCAGGCAATTCATCAGTACCTAACAAACAATCTAATCCCATTGAATGTCTATCTAGATTAAAGGATTTGGCATCCAACAATCACTTAAAATCCAGAACTGGCATTGGACATACAAGATGGGCAACCGTAGGTGGGTTGAACGATAAAAATGCTCATCCGCATAGTGATTATAAGAATCGTATTGCACTAGCCCACAATGgtacaatatacaattcacATTGGTTATTTgaacatttaaaatgttcaCCACTTTTTCCCAAAATAAAGTTACCTGAATCAGATTCAGAAGCAGTGGCACATCTAATAGGAATGGAAATGGATTCAGGGTTGGAATTGGAAGATGCCATTAATAGCACGATAAAGAAGCTGGATGGCACCTGGGCATTTGTTATAGCATCAACCGCTTTACCTTATCTCATAGTTTCCAGAAAGGAGTCACCTTTGTTGATTGGAAAAAGAAATGATGATAACGGAGTAATCGTTGCATCGGAAGTAATTGCTTTTGGAAGCGGAGTAGATAAATATGTGCCGCTAAGTGATAATACTACAatgaaattggatgatgCAACTATGGATAAGCTGTTTTCAACTGGGCCagtatatcaaataaacaatccaaaatttgaaaccTCACCATCTCCATACAAATACTGGATTGAAAAAGAAATTTATGAGCAACCAAAAAGGCTACAAGACTTATTTaacaatcaaaattttaattctaTTCTGCAAAGTATTAGTAATGAGCCTGGGATTGGAAAATTCGATTTTATATTCGCTGGTTGTGGATCATCACTCCATTCTGCCCATTTTATTGCttatattatgaaattattaatacataaatcagctaaaaatacattcaaaGTGTATGTTGTTGATACCAGTGAGATGACTAAGGAGTCTGCTATGGAATTTTATGGCAGTcctaaatttatcatatacTTATCTCAGTCTGGAGAGACATTGGATACTATAcattcatttaatttattaaagaCAATTTCACCAAAATCAATAACCATATCAATAGTAAACGATTGTAATAGTTATTTGGCtcaaataacaaattaccCATTATGCTTAAATGCTGGAAGAGAAATGTCAGTTGCATCCACAAAAACATTTACCAGTCAATCTTTTGCAGGCCTAAAACTTATCCAATCAATTGTTTCTCAATTATCTATGCCTGATAGCCAAAAAATAACATCAGCGCTCGAATCCTCACTATCACTACTACCGACTAGTATCACTTCAGTATGTAATCAAGTAGAAAAGATTCAAAAACTAGCCAAACAAATAACAACTATCTGTGAAACTTGCAATTCATTGTTTATTTTGGGTAGAGGAGCTTACTTTGTTATAGCAAAGGAAGGCGCTCTGAAGTTGAAGGAAGTGCCATACTTACATGCAGAAGCTGTACAATCTGGTTTAATGAAACATGGGACTTTGGCTATGATAAACAGTAAAGATAAAACACCAACGATATCACTAATATTTGAAGAAGATTATTCTGTACCTATATGTGCTGCTGAGCAGTTGAAGGCCAGAGGGTCGTATGTTGTTTGTGTTACAGATAAGAAGGAATTGGTTGAGGATTTTGCAgatgaatttattgtaattaaaGACATAGGATATGCAACACCATTATCAGCAGTGGTTGTTTTCCAATTACTAGCATACTTTTGCGCAATGGAAAGGGGGATTGATCCTGATTATCCTCGGGGCTTAGCCAAAACTGTGACTGTATTATAG
- a CDS encoding synaptobrevin homolog YKT6 (overlaps_old_locusTagID:BBM_III07420), whose product MGDENVPSLSVCEIRTHLGMKLAFIGILRVSKDLEGPIFLARRFNSTHIPFFKRNAVSDFANFSARYVASRIGESEKMVLQEGGAKLYSLKWDNGLCIVCLTGQEYPDRVAFTLAHVVYAEFIKLYSSTWQTQMTDIKLKFPDLKEIMNKYNKPEDIDALTMTEYKVSQTLKIVRSTVADILRSGENLESLVDRSKDLSLQTKKIFKRSKALKRNACCALM is encoded by the exons ATGGGGGATGAAAATGTTCCCTCATTGTCTGTATGCGAAATTCGCACTCATTTGGGCATGAAATTGGCATTTATAGGAATATTAAGAGTTTCCAAGGATTTAGAGGGGCCGATATTCTTAGCGCGCCGTTTCAATTCCACCCA TATACCATTTTTTAAACGAAATGCCGTCAGTgattttgcaaatttttcGGCAAGATATGTTGCATCGAGa attGGAGAGAGTGAAAAGATGGTTTTGCAGGAGGGTGGGGCCAAGTTGTACTCTCTAAAATGGGATAATGGCCTATGTATTGTCTGTCTAACTGGACAAGAATATCCTGATAG AGTTGCATTCACACTTGCTCACGTTGTGTATGCTGAGTTTATTAAACTTTATTCTTCCACATGGCAAACACAAATGACtgatataaaattgaagtTCCCTGATCTGAAGGAAATTATGAATAAGTATAACAAACCAGAAGATATCGATGCTCTCACTATGACTGAATATAAAGTTAGTCAAACCTTGAAGATCGTTAGGAGCACTGTTGCTGATATTCTAAGGAGTGGAGAAAATCTGGAATCTCTAGTAGATCGCAGCAAAGATTTATCTC TTCAGACTAAAAAAATCTTTAAACGCAGTAAGGCTTTGAAGCGGAACGCTTGTTGTGCCCTCATGTAA
- a CDS encoding hypothetical protein (overlaps_old_locusTagID:BBM_III07395), with amino-acid sequence MSWRYYNRSVKKYFSTFPKVILHDKPIKPIVTKNVNTTTLGTNQCSKVSDTGSGRKNDTFYGILLDGKLLHTPKGKVFSCSNKFLLPLLVNEWNGVLGKLHRFRSLPITYCLSSHIDNKDVSNVKLLNYFEHDTLKYLPFLSNITYHSNVPNTDNYYPLKFEFLKSISKFSFEEYSTIALSQYLNCLSFQTTTLSSDVSKYIDKLTSLDRVVMEMLSDEYKSFILASSVLQEAISPEIALRLSRIEETYQKSTSIKNVENVDSVGNLQLWLEHWQEEELDILRFVKGVFVCANSRTLE; translated from the coding sequence ATGTCATGGAGGTATTATAATCGATCTGTTAAAAAGTACTTTTCAACCTTCCCCAAGGTAATCTTGCACGATAAACCAATAAAACCCATTGTGACTAAGAATGTCAACACAACTACACTTGGTACTAACCAATGCTCTAAAGTATCCGATACGGGTAGTGGCAGAAAAAATGATACTTTCTATGGAATCTTATTAGATGGCAAACTTTTACATACACCAAAGGGAAAAGTTTTTAGTTGCagtaacaaatttttactaCCTTTATTAGTAAATGAATGGAACGGAGTTTTAGGTAAATTACATCGATTCCGATCTTTGCCCATTACTTATTGTTTATCATCTCACATCGATAATAAAGATGTTTCTaatgtcaaattgttaaattattttgagCATGATACCCTAAAGTATCTGCCATTCTTATCtaatataacatatcaTTCCAATGTGCCTAACACTGACAATTACTATCCCTTGAAATTCGAATTtctaaaatcaatttctaaattttcatttgaaGAATACTCTACAATAGCATTATCGCAATATTTAAACTGTCTGTCTTTCCAAACTACAACACTATCAAGTGATGTTtctaaatatatagataaattaaCATCACTTGATAGGGTTGTTATGGAAATGTTATctgatgaatataaatcattcatACTGGCATCTAGTGTGCTTCAAGAAGCCATTTCCCCTGAAATCGCTCTAAGGTTATCTAGAATTGAAGAAACTTATCAAAAGTCAACTTCAATCAAAAATGTAGAGAATGTCGATTCAGTAGGTAATTTGCAACTTTGGTTAGAGCATTGGCAAGAAGAAGAACTCGACATTTTGCGCTTCGTTAAAGGCGTTTTTGTTTGTGCGAATTCTAGAACTTTGGAATAG